Proteins from one Xenopus tropicalis strain Nigerian chromosome 1, UCB_Xtro_10.0, whole genome shotgun sequence genomic window:
- the kiaa0232 gene encoding uncharacterized protein KIAA0232 homolog, with translation MRPICTVVDGLPSEGTTSLFPGPFSVFEMSMLRALDPVQTWLGQELEKCGIDAMIYTRYVLSLLLHDSYDYDLQEQENDIFLGWEKGACKKWGKGKKKSSDLSLEEMKKQAAVQCLLSASDETSGIETLVEELCSKLKDLQSSQGEQQPINKEEKNNRKLEVSLSPETTCLAKDQAEMYYEAFPPLSEKPVCLQEIMTVWNKSKICSYSSSSSSSTAPQTSTETPSPKECNSECETTTIGKSGALNTVQGKNSQRKSKNEKENKFNKGATEEKFGLSKSVRHKSSGKIRPRSWSSGSSEAGSSSSSHQGDMKTRFIKVRHKVREVRNKKGKSGHKVPTKNAEKVEKKNVVGSSCSASSVRPLCKRVKRHVREHAWKEPEDEGNEVFGDRKTETEYREEPLWYTEPITEYFVPINSKSKLETTYRKSQQNLYNRSEDIEELSEFVHALRLSNHNIHQTYLTAGTFIEGHFVEMPAVVNETSDHTGTSNCSLFEDNYLDDVHPLELTHFYEVEIDQSMLDPGASEEMQGESRILNMIRQKSKVKSDFEAEFCRVLDEKRLQGESAIWSESTSSVGADGLFFQDHSNLAQFWEPCSPSSSVDADGESLGGDSPNAFSPFLDSTKLSTHSHAGNQDLFFDASNSYFSVFEVQCSNSVFSLPRERILDDKVKEESCSTVNGFGKTQSRLLIWTKNSAFDENEQCSNISTRTCSPWSHSEGTRSDTETFNCHFEEPSLSNIEDPNYVVPRVALGLQDDEPSCLNTRSSFPQKKNLEDESTLPLNKKSKLESVCGIQLEQECHELSDASDAGKASYQGEHGYSSGVIKDIWTSMSDRNSEIMDDPLFPVGVNAYTGQDAEATDEAFQEPSKAVQRSEYHLWESQKDPVEKRAFLACESEVDCGDYTTPSKPWEVNHVKENSFILGGVYGEFKAFGGDDEWAALPPNQVKEGLLECAASDVVTIAGTDVFMTPGNSCAPGHRPLWKPLISFEENEQPKNREKGLSKGFSFILHENLLETCANLQIDEPDVGYSFSSFELNNRFSQVLHVECSFEPGCISACSPNFKPKSFCLDSGGETGNPRVCGIDRTQYRSIRISPRTHFRPISASELSPVGGSDSDFESEKDEAAVPAVSEEVFADPQDDLKPLEEDAENEGHFYGKSELESGKFLPSLKKSGMEKSAQTSLDCQEDSLGALPPDKQGNLDFRIIESLESDSVESSKINCKKVEPNNQADKGGSYEIGCESMCAEEMGEYPSLNIDLQGVNAAQEKQCWWQKALYSPLIPGSCCDAYYMTVKDQSCVENTNGKELSTPGWHPQETEKVSACNDAKVVIGYSAGTRSSGFRKKIYSSASSSSDTASDGGREWADICREELFSRTQL, from the exons ACCTCTGGAATTGAAACTTTAGTAGAGGAGCTCTGCTCTAAACTGAAAGATCTCCAGAGCAGCCAAGGTGAACAGCAGCCAATAAACAAAG AGGAGAAGAATAATAGAAAGCTTGAAGTCTCGCTGTCTCCTGAGACAACATGCCTAGCAAAAGATCAGGCAGAAAT gtaTTATGAAGCTTTCCCACCACTCTCAGAGAAGCCAGTTTGCCTGCAGGAAATCATGACTGTTTGGAACAAATCAAAAATCTGCTCTTATTCTAGCTCTTCCTCATCTTCTACAGCCCCGCAAACAAGCACCGAAACTCCATCTCCAAAGGAATGCAATAGTGAGTGTGAAACCACGACCATTGGCAAAAGTGGAGCTTTGAACACTGTACAGGGAAAAAATTCACAAAGAAAAAGCAAGAACGAAAAAGAAAATAAGTTTAACAAAGGCGCAACAGAAGAGAAATTTGGCTTGAGTAAAAGTGTCAGGCACAAGTCCAGTGGTAAGATTCGCCCACGGTCCTGGTCATCGGGCTCAAGTGAAGCCGGCTCAAGCTCAAGTAGTCATCAAGGGGACATGAAAACAAGGTTCATCAAAGTAAGGCATAAAGTTCGTGAAGTACGAAACAAAAAGGGGAAAAGTGGTCATAAGGTCCCTACTAAAAACGCAGAGAAGGtggaaaagaaaaatgttgttgGAAGCAGCTGCAGTGCAAGTTCTGTTAGACCGCTCTGTAAGCGAGTTAAACGGCATGTGAGAGAGCACGCATGGAAAGAACCTGAGGATGAAGGAAATGAAGTCTTTGGAGATAGGAAAACTGAAACCGAATACAGAGAGGAGCCTTTGTGGTATACTGAACCCATCACAGAATATTTTGTTCCTATAAATAGCAAAAGCAAATTAGAGACGACTTATCGAAAGAGTCAGCAAAATTTGTATAACCGGTCAGAAGATATTGAAGAGCTGTCTGAGTTTGTACATGCTCTACGTCTAAGTAACCACAATATCCATCAAACATACCTCACAGCAGGTACTTTTATTGAGGGTCACTTTGTAGAAATGCCTGCAGTTGTAAATGAGACCAGTGACCATACTGGGACCTCGAACTGTTCTCTGTTTGAGGACAATTATTTGGATGATGTTCATCCTTTAGAACTTACGCACTTCTATGAAGTGGAAATTGACCAATCCATGTTGGATCCTGGTGCCTCAGAAGAAATGCAAGGAGAAAGTCGTATCTTGAATATGATCCGACAGAAAAGTAAAGTGAAAAGTGATTTTGAGGCCGAATTTTGCAGAGTGTTGGATGAGAAGAGATTGCAAGGGGAAAGTGCAATATGGTCAGAATCAACCAGTTCTGTTGGTGCTGATGGTTTGTTCTTTCAAGACCACAGTAATTTAGCTCAGTTTTGGGAGCCATGTTCACCTTCGAGCTCTGTTGATGCAGACGGGGAAAGTTTGGGAGGGGACTCCCCAAATGCATTTTCCCCTTTTCTAGACAGCACAAAGCTTAGCACCCATTCACATGCGGGCAATCAAGATTTATTTTTTGATGCAAGTAACTCTTATTTTTCAGTGTTTGAAGTGCAGTGCAGTAATTCTGTATTTTCGCTGCCCAGGGAGAGGATATTGGATGACAAAGTTAAAGAAGAGTCTTGTTCCACCGTGAATGGGTTTGGTAAAACGCAATCACGATTGCTAATATGGACCAAAAATAGTGCCTTTGATGAAAATGAACAATGCTCAAATATTTCAACTCGAACCTGTAGTCCATGGTCGCACTCAGAAGGAACCCGATCGGATACCGAAACCTTTAACTGTCATTTTGAAGAACCGTCCCTTTCAAATATTGAAGACCCAAATTATGTAGTTCCCAGGGTGGCTTTAGGTCTTCAAGATGATGAACCTTCTTGTTTAAACACAAGGAGTTCATTTCCGCAAAAGAAAAATTTAGAAGACGAATCGACTTTGCCCCTAAATAAGAAATCAAAATTGGAATCTGTCTGTGGTATTCAACTTGAACAAGAATGTCATGAATTATCAGACGCTAGTGATGCCGGGAAAGCAAGCTACCAGGGTGAACATGGGTACAGCTCAGGGGTCATTAAGGACATCTGGACAAGTATGTCGGACAGGAATTCTGAGATAATGGACGATCCTTTATTTCCAGTCGGCGTAAATGCATACACTGGTCAGGATGCCGAGGCTACAGATGAAGCCTTTCAGGAACCCAGTAAAGCTGTCCAGAGATCTGAGTATCATCTTTGGGAAAGCCAAAAAGACCCTGTTGAAAAAAGAGCTTTTCTCGCATGTGAATCTGAGGTAGACTGTGGAGATTATACTACCCCATCCAAACCCTGGGAAGTAAACCATGTTAAAGAAAACTCCTTCATTCTTGGAGGGGTTTACGGAGAGTTCAAGGCCTTTGGTGGCGATGATGAATGGGCTGCGCTTCCACCCAACCAGGTGAAAGAAGGCTTACTGGAATGTGCCGCTTCCGATGTTGTCACAATTGCAGGTACTGATGTTTTCATGACGCCGGGAAATAGTTGTGCACCTGGCCATCGACCATTGTGGAAGCCGTTGATTTCATTTGAGGAAAATGAACAGCCGAAAAATAGAGAGAAAGGCCTAAGTAAAGGATTTTCTTTCATTCTTCATGAAAACCTTCTTGAAACATGCGCTAACCTACAAATAGATGAACCTGACGTGGGGTATTCATTCTCATCTTTTGAGCTGAACAATCGTTTTTCACAAGTTCTTCACGTGGAGTGCTCGTTTGAGCCTGGTTGCATTTCGGCGTGCAGCCCTAACTTTAAGCCAAAATCTTTCTGTTTGGATTCAGGTGGGGAAACGGGCAATCCCAGGGTCTGTGGCATTGACCGAACGCAGTACAGGTCAATAAGAATTTCCCCACGAACGCACTTCCGCCCCATATCTGCATCAGAGCTGTCTCCTGTTGGGGGAAGTGATTCAGACTTCGAATCTGAAAAAGATGAAGCGGCTGTACCTGCTGTTTCAGAAGAAGTGTTTGCAGATCCTCAAGATGATCTTAAGCCTCTGGAAGAGGATGCAGAGAACGAAGGTCATTTTTATGGAAAGTCTGAGCTTGAGTCCGGGAAGTTTCTTCCTAGCCTAAAGAAGTCTGGTATGGAGAAGAGTGCACAGACCTCCTTGGATTGCCAAGAGGACTCCCTTGGTGCGCTGCCACcagataaacagggcaatttaGACTTCAGGATCATTGAGTCGTTGGAAAGTGATAGCGTGGAAAGCTCcaaaataaactgcaaaaaagTGGAGCCGAATAACCAAGCAGATAAAGGAGGCAGCTACGAAATCGGTTGTGAATCTATGTGTGCTGAAGAAATGGGAGAg TATCCATCACTGAACATTGATCTTCAGGGAGTGAACGCTGCCCAGGAAAAACAGTGCTGGTGGCAGAAAGCTCTGTATTCTCCGTTAATACCTGGATCCTGTTGCGACG CTTACTACATGACCGTAAAGGATCAGAGTTGTGTAGAAAATACAAATGGGAAAGAATTGTCTACCCCAGGATGGCACCCTCAAGAGACAGAGAAG GTTTCTGCATGTAATGATGCCAAAGTTGTCATTGGGTACAGCGCTGGAACCAGGTCCAGTGGCTTCAGAAAGAAGATCTACTCCAGCGCCAGCTCAAGCTCTGACACGGCTTCAGATGGAGGGCGGGAATGGGCCGATATCTGTCGGGAAGAGCTCTTCTCTCGCACACAGCTGTGA